A segment of the Thermodesulfobacteriota bacterium genome:
GTGGCGTTTTTGCCGGTTATGCCAAGTTTGAAACTTTTCCGATCTGGAATCTGCCGCTCAAGCACCCAGTGAATATCGCCTATGAAGCCGCCACCGCTGATATCAAAGATTTTAACCTGATAGATCCTTTTCATCTGGAGGCGTATAATCATAAGACGGTCAACTACAATCGTGATGTGGACGTGTTCCCTGTTCTAAAGCGTATATTGAAAAAGATTATAGGCGGTGAGTCGTTTTACAAATCCCCCACAGATATGGGAGTCAATCGCGTCGGCTTTGCCATCATAAACGACGAAACCACCCGGGAAGCTGCCAAACAGGAACTTATTCGGCGGTATTTCCGCTATCGGTGCGAATATGTCATGGGGCTGACCGACAAGGAAACGGTTCAACGGGTGGAGCTTTTAATCAAAGATTTAAACCTGGAGCTTGAATACCGGCGGGTGGTCGAACCGGCGCGCAGTGCAGCCATAAAGGGTCAAGAAAGCGGTAGGGGCAACGAAGGAATTTTTTGCGGTGCGGCCATCGCCCTGGGAAACGGCACCATCGTGACTGGCGACAATTCACCGCAGTTTCACGCGGCCTCAAGCCTTGTTCTGCACGCCGTTAAGCATTTGGCCGAAATCCCGGAAAAGATTAATCTGCTCCCGCCCAACATTGTCGATTCGGTTCTAAATCTCAAAACCAACGTGCTCAATGAAAAGACGCTCAGCCTTGACCTGATGGAAACCCTAATCGCCCTCAGTATCAGCGCGACCGCCAACCCTGCCGCCCAGTTAGCCATGGAGAAATTGGAGGAGCTCCACGGGTGTGAGGTCCATATGACCCATATTCCTACGCCGGGGGATGAGGCCGGATTGAGACGACTCGGCGTGAACCTCACCAGTGACCCCAACTTTTCTACTAAAGATCTTTATATCTCGTAATGCGGTTATATTAAGCTTCTGAAGCTTTCATGGTCTTCAAACCGCTTCGATGGTTGAAAGCGGTTTCAAAGCAATATTGTATGTAGCACTGACAATGCCTGGTACCTTGTGGATTATCTCACTGGCGAGTCCCTCAAGAATTTCGTAACAAAGAGGTGTCGGTTTGGCTAATTGCCACTCCGCACTGGCAATACCCGGGTTGGGCCGGAGTAAGACTGACGAATCCAGTATATTTGACCGTAAGT
Coding sequences within it:
- a CDS encoding DUF1846 domain-containing protein; amino-acid sequence: MDLKLNTGMIMTANAAFDNEKYIQEQKSEILKRINKFSNKLYLEFGGKLLFDYHASRVLPGYDPNVKMRLLQALKDKADILLCIYAGDIERKKMRADFGITYDSDALKLIDDLRSWGIDVLGVVITRFENQPSALQFKYKLERRGLRVYTHQYTKGYPTDVDLIVSDEGYGANEFIETDKPLVIVTGPGPCSGKLATCLSQVYHEYRRGVFAGYAKFETFPIWNLPLKHPVNIAYEAATADIKDFNLIDPFHLEAYNHKTVNYNRDVDVFPVLKRILKKIIGGESFYKSPTDMGVNRVGFAIINDETTREAAKQELIRRYFRYRCEYVMGLTDKETVQRVELLIKDLNLELEYRRVVEPARSAAIKGQESGRGNEGIFCGAAIALGNGTIVTGDNSPQFHAASSLVLHAVKHLAEIPEKINLLPPNIVDSVLNLKTNVLNEKTLSLDLMETLIALSISATANPAAQLAMEKLEELHGCEVHMTHIPTPGDEAGLRRLGVNLTSDPNFSTKDLYIS